A region of Zeugodacus cucurbitae isolate PBARC_wt_2022May chromosome 5, idZeuCucr1.2, whole genome shotgun sequence DNA encodes the following proteins:
- the LOC105208684 gene encoding UDP-glycosyltransferase UGT5 isoform X1 — MFKLRASTTHRAKVFSCAFLLLIGCSLPTYTSAANILCFFQTFSATTLYMHSQIAELLAWSGHNVTVIGTIPNMLPAARYRYIQIKFPKRHLELLSPFQRGNRTVYWEFIVMFGNTLLLSDLAFSQPLMQKWMKNAKEDDFDLLIFGYFLNDFQMGLASLYKCPIIISATTAPTFWLNRLVGNPAESSYVPSALTPYSQPMDFWNSWWNFWIVLLERTYFSRVMEQENDEFFCLHFNCQNIRMWDVRRNITLIFTNHHFSQGPVRPNVPAMVEIGGIQIPEYRVPLQPHIADHINKAQNGVIYINLGKSVNCTELPKALLDSLHDVLVETQMHVLWRWTHCTKPRQSSRILYTKWMPQNDILALKSVKLFITHGSMSSLGEGQYYAVPMLGITYLSEHVGNVEYLVQFRFAQRIDAYRTNVNEIRRKIFDILNDPSYKERMVLYSRIYRDRQLTPRETVLYWVNYVLRYQGTPHMRSPAAEMTQLQMLGLDLVIFTVSSLILIWKFRGFIWRCITGRMMANIRKLLYKYVFVKDYEIVIERYSNIRYDEAVVDAARECQIRPQATRDPDVPRVVPVKAPRQRKGSGRRRR, encoded by the exons ATGTTTAAGCTACGCGCCAGCACAACGCACCGCGCCAAAGTCTTCTCATGCGCTTTCCTGCTGCTAATCGGTTGTAGTCTGCCCACTTACACCAGCGCCGCCAATATACTTTGCTTTTTTCAAACCTTCTCAGCAACAACGCTTTATATGCACAGTCAGATCGCCGAGCTGCTCGCATGGTCTGGCCACAATGTGACGGTCATCGGTACGATACCGAATATGTTGCCGGCCGCGCGGTATCGCTACATACAAATCAAATTCCCCAAGCGGCACTTGGAGTTGCTGAGCCCATTTCAAAGGGGCAATCGCACGGTATACTGGGAATTCATTGTGATGTTCGGCAATACGTTGCTGCTGTCCGATTTGGCGTTTTCGCAACCCCTGATGCAGAAATGGATGAAAAACGCCAAGGAGGATGATTTTGATCTTCTGATTTTCGGTTATTTCCTAAACGATTTCCAAATGGGGCTTGCCTCACTATACAAATGTCCAATAATCATTTCGGCCACGACGGCGCCAACATTTTGGCTCAATCGTTTGGTGGGCAATCCGGCGGAGAGTAGTTATGTGCCCTCGGCGCTAACGCCATACTCACAGCCAATGGATTTTTGGAACAGTTGGTGGAACTTTTGGATCGTACTGTTGGAGCGCACTTACTTCTCGCGCGTTATGGAGCAAGAAAACGATGAATTTTTTTG CTTGCACTTCAACTGCCAGAATATCAGAATGTGGGATGTGCGTCGTAATATCACGCTGATCTTCACCAATCACCATTTCTCACAGGGTCCCGTGCGGCCGAATGTGCCGGCAATGGTGGAGATTGGTGGCATACAGATACCGGAATATCGGGTCCCCTTGCAGCCGCACATAGCCGATCATATAAACAAAGCTCAAAATGGTGTCATCTATATTAATCTCGGCAAGAGTGTCAACTGCACTGAACTGCCCAAAGCGCTGCTCGATTCACTGCACGATGTGCTCGTCGAAACACAAATGCATGTGCTGTGGCGTTGGACTCATTGCACGAAACCGCGCCAGTCCTCGCGAATACTTTACACCAAGTGGATGCCACAGAACGATATATTGGCACTGAAGAGTGTGAAACTCTTCATAACACACGGCAGCATGTCCAGCCTCGGTGAGGGTCAATATTATGCTGTTCCCATGCTTGGCATCACCTACTTAAGCGAACACGTAGGTAACGTCGAGTATTTAGTACAATTCCGGTTTGCTCAACGTATTGACGCCTACAGAaccaatgtaaatgaaattcgtCGCAAGATCTTCGATATACTCAATGATCCGTCGTATAAGGAGCGCATGGTCCTCTACTCGCGCATTTATCGCGATCGTCAGTTGACGCCGCGTGAAACTGTACTCTATTGGGTGAACTATGTGCTGCGCTATCAGGGCACGCCACATATGCGTTCGCCGGCCGCCGAAATGACGCAACTACAAATGCTCGGTCTGGATTTGGTTATTTTTACTGTGTCCAGCTTAATACTGATCTGGAAGTTCCGCGGTTTCATATGGCGTTGCATAACCGGTCGTATGATGGCTAATATTCGtaaacttttatataaatacgtGTTCGTAAAAGATTACGAAATTGTGATCGAGCGTTACTCGAACATACGGTACGATGAGGCGGTGGTAGATGCGGCGCGTGAGTGTCAGATACGTCCTCAGGCCACCAGAGATCCGGATGTACCGCGTGTGGTGCCGGTGAAGGCGCCACGTCAGCGGAAAGGTAGCGGACGACGCAGACGTTAA
- the LOC105208684 gene encoding UDP-glycosyltransferase UGT5 isoform X2: MHTRLLYCQLGLLLTVLLLRGGNAFQPYRESVHGRILCIFATHNSEAFRYHMRLALLLARSHDVTVAGVLPLPKAYENNNFKYVHIVTGYEHIHYGSSNRFIKLYNQWQQYAELSPYFEHFLDGHPPGQYDLVILSYYYNTRHLLLAGCYKVPIILTTETRPSFVTNWEVGNPREEGYMPSEFAESRLLPQSYLRRLIHLIIDKFIEWLFGGGIAVFHRLHKNTTLHFNCQNIRMWDVRRNITLIFTNHHFSQGPVRPNVPAMVEIGGIQIPEYRVPLQPHIADHINKAQNGVIYINLGKSVNCTELPKALLDSLHDVLVETQMHVLWRWTHCTKPRQSSRILYTKWMPQNDILALKSVKLFITHGSMSSLGEGQYYAVPMLGITYLSEHVGNVEYLVQFRFAQRIDAYRTNVNEIRRKIFDILNDPSYKERMVLYSRIYRDRQLTPRETVLYWVNYVLRYQGTPHMRSPAAEMTQLQMLGLDLVIFTVSSLILIWKFRGFIWRCITGRMMANIRKLLYKYVFVKDYEIVIERYSNIRYDEAVVDAARECQIRPQATRDPDVPRVVPVKAPRQRKGSGRRRR, encoded by the exons ATGCACACGCGTCTCTTATACTGCCAGCTCGGTCTACTGCTGACTGTGCTGCTCCTCCGTGGCGGCAACGCGTTCCAACCCTATAGGGAGAGTGTTCATGGACGAATCTTATGCATCTTTGCGACACACAATTCGGAAGCGTTTCGCTATCACATGCGTTTGGCGCTTTTACTCGCGCGGTCTCATGATGTCACGGTCGCTGGAGTCTTGCCGCTGCCGAAAGCCTatgaaaataacaatttcaaatACGTGCACATTGTAACCGGATATGAACATATACATTATGGATCGTCCAATCGGTTTATAAAATTGTACAATCAGTGGCAGCAGTACGCCGAACTGAGCCCATATTTCGAACATTTTCTGGACGGCCATCCGCCAGGCCAATACGATTTAGTAATACTATCGTACTACTACAACACTAGACATTTGCTGTTGGCCGGCTGCTACAAGGTGCCCATCATATTGACCACCGAAACGCGTCCCTCGTTCGTAACCAACTGGGAGGTGGGCAATCCGCGCGAGGAGGGCTACATGCCATCAGAATTTGCTGAGAGCCGACTGCTACCGCAATCGTATCTGCGACGTTTAATACACCTTATTATCGATAAGTTCATTGAGTGGTTATTCGGCGGTGGCATAGCAGTTTTCCACCGTTTACACAAGAATACGAC CTTGCACTTCAACTGCCAGAATATCAGAATGTGGGATGTGCGTCGTAATATCACGCTGATCTTCACCAATCACCATTTCTCACAGGGTCCCGTGCGGCCGAATGTGCCGGCAATGGTGGAGATTGGTGGCATACAGATACCGGAATATCGGGTCCCCTTGCAGCCGCACATAGCCGATCATATAAACAAAGCTCAAAATGGTGTCATCTATATTAATCTCGGCAAGAGTGTCAACTGCACTGAACTGCCCAAAGCGCTGCTCGATTCACTGCACGATGTGCTCGTCGAAACACAAATGCATGTGCTGTGGCGTTGGACTCATTGCACGAAACCGCGCCAGTCCTCGCGAATACTTTACACCAAGTGGATGCCACAGAACGATATATTGGCACTGAAGAGTGTGAAACTCTTCATAACACACGGCAGCATGTCCAGCCTCGGTGAGGGTCAATATTATGCTGTTCCCATGCTTGGCATCACCTACTTAAGCGAACACGTAGGTAACGTCGAGTATTTAGTACAATTCCGGTTTGCTCAACGTATTGACGCCTACAGAaccaatgtaaatgaaattcgtCGCAAGATCTTCGATATACTCAATGATCCGTCGTATAAGGAGCGCATGGTCCTCTACTCGCGCATTTATCGCGATCGTCAGTTGACGCCGCGTGAAACTGTACTCTATTGGGTGAACTATGTGCTGCGCTATCAGGGCACGCCACATATGCGTTCGCCGGCCGCCGAAATGACGCAACTACAAATGCTCGGTCTGGATTTGGTTATTTTTACTGTGTCCAGCTTAATACTGATCTGGAAGTTCCGCGGTTTCATATGGCGTTGCATAACCGGTCGTATGATGGCTAATATTCGtaaacttttatataaatacgtGTTCGTAAAAGATTACGAAATTGTGATCGAGCGTTACTCGAACATACGGTACGATGAGGCGGTGGTAGATGCGGCGCGTGAGTGTCAGATACGTCCTCAGGCCACCAGAGATCCGGATGTACCGCGTGTGGTGCCGGTGAAGGCGCCACGTCAGCGGAAAGGTAGCGGACGACGCAGACGTTAA